One Streptomyces fagopyri DNA window includes the following coding sequences:
- a CDS encoding response regulator transcription factor, whose amino-acid sequence MRLLIVEDEKRLALSLAKGLTAEGYAVDVVHDGAEGLHRASEGAYDLVVLDIMLPGLNGYRVCAALRAAGHDVPILMLTAKDGEYDEAEGLDTGADDYLTKPFSYVVLVARVKALLRRGRPAHPPVRVLGELTVDTGARRVFRGADEVALTAKEFSVLEQLVLRAGQVVSKAEILEHVWDFAYDGDPNIVEVYVSTLRRKLGAAFIRTVRGAGYRLEAR is encoded by the coding sequence ATGCGCCTGTTGATCGTGGAGGACGAGAAGCGGCTCGCCCTGTCGCTCGCCAAGGGACTGACGGCCGAGGGGTACGCCGTGGACGTCGTCCACGACGGAGCCGAGGGACTGCACCGGGCGAGCGAGGGCGCCTACGACCTCGTCGTCCTCGACATCATGCTGCCCGGCCTGAACGGCTACCGCGTCTGCGCCGCCCTGCGCGCCGCCGGACACGACGTGCCGATCCTCATGCTCACCGCGAAGGACGGCGAGTACGACGAGGCGGAGGGGCTGGACACCGGCGCCGACGACTACCTGACCAAGCCGTTCTCGTACGTGGTGCTGGTGGCCCGGGTGAAGGCGCTGCTGCGGCGCGGGCGGCCCGCCCACCCGCCGGTGCGGGTCCTGGGCGAGCTGACGGTCGACACGGGCGCCCGGCGGGTCTTCCGCGGCGCGGACGAGGTCGCGCTCACGGCGAAGGAGTTCTCGGTCCTGGAACAGCTCGTGCTGCGCGCCGGACAGGTCGTCTCGAAGGCCGAGATCCTCGAACACGTCTGGGACTTCGCCTACGACGGGGACCCGAACATAGTCGAGGTGTACGTGAGCACCCTGCGGCGCAAGCTCGGGGCGGCGTTCATCCGGACCGTGCGCGGGGCCGGCTACCGGCTGGAGGCGCGATGA
- a CDS encoding PepSY domain-containing protein, translated as MKRNIVIAAVASAALIGGGTATALAVTDDGTARVSRSSPRSADDDRSDHVRHGDDTRADGRTVTDGPARTDDHPHPDDRTRTGRPSSGPDDHGDDAARLRSARVTAAEALATALRRTPGTAASADLDDDRSTPTWEIGILATGGTWYEVRVDAGTGEVVSSRTESRHRHGDDD; from the coding sequence ATGAAGCGCAACATCGTCATCGCCGCCGTGGCGTCCGCGGCCCTGATCGGCGGCGGCACGGCCACGGCCCTCGCCGTCACGGACGACGGCACGGCCCGGGTCTCCCGGTCGTCGCCCCGGAGCGCGGACGACGACCGCTCGGACCACGTACGCCATGGCGACGACACCCGGGCGGACGGCCGGACGGTGACGGACGGTCCCGCCCGGACGGACGACCACCCTCACCCGGACGACCGCACCCGAACGGGCCGTCCCTCGTCCGGCCCGGACGACCACGGCGACGACGCGGCACGGCTGAGGTCCGCCCGGGTGACGGCGGCCGAGGCACTCGCCACGGCGCTGCGCCGTACGCCGGGCACCGCCGCCTCCGCCGACCTGGACGACGACCGCTCCACCCCGACGTGGGAGATCGGGATCCTCGCCACCGGCGGCACCTGGTACGAGGTGCGTGTCGACGCGGGCACGGGCGAGGTCGTCTCGTCCCGCACGGAGTCCCGGCACCGGCACGGGGACGACGACTGA